A region from the Thermanaeromonas toyohensis ToBE genome encodes:
- a CDS encoding DUF2680 domain-containing protein codes for MRRTKWMVILSVLLVGLFLTPAFAGDITSATRLGWGLRIGRVQGNLVSTIAGILGLNPTKVLEQRHSGRSLVEIAEAQGVDKEQLVQKILEERKRILDQMVKEGRITQEQADLCLKNMKQRVEYSINRTSVGPPPWAGKGFDNGSGNGQARIKENGLGQGRIGHGFGLGNGGNSR; via the coding sequence GTGAGACGTACAAAATGGATGGTTATTCTTTCTGTACTACTGGTGGGTCTCTTCTTGACCCCAGCCTTTGCCGGGGACATTACCAGTGCCACCAGGTTAGGTTGGGGATTGCGGATTGGTCGAGTGCAGGGGAATTTAGTCAGTACTATTGCAGGGATCCTGGGGCTTAACCCAACTAAAGTTTTAGAACAACGTCATTCCGGCCGGTCCCTGGTGGAAATTGCCGAAGCTCAAGGAGTGGATAAAGAGCAGCTGGTACAGAAAATTTTGGAGGAGCGTAAAAGGATTCTGGATCAGATGGTAAAGGAAGGCCGCATTACTCAAGAGCAAGCTGATCTCTGCCTAAAAAATATGAAACAGCGCGTGGAGTATAGTATCAACCGTACCTCTGTGGGGCCACCACCCTGGGCCGGGAAGGGCTTTGATAATGGCTCTGGTAACGGCCAGGCCAGGATTAAAGAGAATGGCTTAGGTCAGGGTAGAATAGGCCATGGTTTTGGCCTGGGAAATGGTGGGAATAGCAGGTAA
- the nagB gene encoding glucosamine-6-phosphate deaminase — protein MHPELIIAEDYQDLSRKAALRVAEQIKKKPTTVLGLATGKTPLGLYRELIRLHQEEGLDFSRVKTFNLDEYYGISPEDKRSFHYYMWENLFKHLNIPRGNIHLPDGGAQDIEEECRRYEEAIREAGGIDLQVLGIGSNGHIGFNEPGTEWGSLTHLAKLTPETIKDNEEEGGEGIPGFALTMGIKTIMRANRILLLAYGESKASIIARALKGPVDKSVPASILQLHPGLVVIVDKEAAKFLKGEGQVW, from the coding sequence GTGCATCCTGAGCTAATAATAGCAGAAGACTACCAAGACCTAAGTAGGAAGGCAGCCTTAAGAGTAGCAGAACAAATAAAGAAAAAACCTACCACCGTACTAGGACTAGCCACAGGCAAAACCCCCTTAGGGCTATACCGCGAACTAATAAGGCTACACCAAGAAGAAGGGCTTGATTTTTCCCGGGTAAAAACCTTCAACCTAGACGAATACTATGGTATTTCTCCCGAAGACAAGCGGAGCTTTCACTACTACATGTGGGAAAACCTTTTTAAACACCTAAACATACCCCGGGGAAACATACATCTTCCTGATGGGGGAGCCCAAGACATAGAGGAAGAATGCCGAAGATACGAAGAAGCCATAAGGGAAGCAGGGGGTATAGACCTGCAAGTTTTAGGGATAGGTAGTAACGGCCACATAGGTTTTAACGAACCGGGTACCGAATGGGGGAGCCTAACCCATCTGGCCAAGCTTACCCCGGAGACCATAAAAGACAACGAAGAAGAAGGAGGGGAAGGTATACCGGGGTTTGCCCTTACCATGGGCATAAAGACCATAATGAGGGCTAACCGGATACTTCTTTTAGCCTATGGGGAGAGCAAAGCTAGCATAATAGCTAGGGCTTTAAAAGGTCCGGTAGATAAAAGTGTACCTGCCTCTATACTCCAGCTCCATCCAGGGCTAGTGGTAATTGTAGATAAAGAGGCGGCCAAGTTTTTGAAGGGGGAAGGGCAAGTTTGGTAG
- a CDS encoding inositol monophosphatase family protein, producing MQDRGEDLKSKLEIAKQAAFQAGRYVREALGRVEHFSTKSSVTDLVTEVDRQSEALIKKLLRENFPEDRILGEEGGIEEPGRGGKEGQRPDLWIIDPLDGTTNFVQGLPFFSISVALQRGGDIVLGVVYDPNRHEIFYAHRNFGCWLNDKPIRVSEQNTLQESLVCTGFPYNLSPEEETLLNIQDVAPRVRDLRALGSAALELAYVACGRLTGYWEWRLSPWDVAAGKLLVEEAGGCVTTCQGEPFSLSSPSILATNGRIHSELVRLLSRR from the coding sequence ATGCAGGATAGGGGCGAGGACTTAAAGAGTAAGCTAGAAATAGCCAAGCAAGCAGCCTTTCAAGCTGGGAGATACGTCCGGGAGGCCTTGGGAAGGGTGGAACACTTCTCTACTAAGAGTTCGGTCACAGATCTTGTGACTGAGGTAGATCGGCAATCAGAAGCCTTGATCAAAAAACTCTTACGGGAGAATTTCCCAGAGGACAGGATTTTAGGCGAAGAAGGAGGAATAGAAGAGCCTGGTAGGGGTGGGAAAGAGGGCCAACGACCCGATCTATGGATCATCGACCCTTTGGATGGAACTACTAACTTTGTCCAGGGCTTACCCTTTTTTAGTATTTCTGTTGCCCTACAGCGGGGAGGAGATATAGTCCTCGGGGTGGTCTACGACCCCAATCGCCACGAGATATTTTACGCCCATAGAAACTTTGGCTGCTGGCTTAACGATAAACCCATAAGGGTTTCCGAGCAGAATACTTTACAGGAGAGCTTAGTGTGTACCGGCTTTCCTTATAACTTATCTCCCGAGGAAGAAACTTTACTCAACATCCAAGATGTGGCTCCCCGGGTGCGCGATTTAAGGGCTTTGGGTTCGGCTGCCCTAGAGCTAGCCTATGTAGCATGTGGTCGGCTTACAGGATACTGGGAATGGAGACTTTCTCCCTGGGACGTAGCAGCAGGTAAGCTTTTGGTAGAAGAAGCTGGGGGATGTGTTACTACTTGCCAGGGGGAGCCTTTTTCTTTGTCTAGCCCTTCCATACTGGCAACCAACGGGAGAATCCATAGCGAGCTCGTCCGCCTGCTCTCCAGGCGGTAG
- a CDS encoding PTS sugar transporter subunit IIA, whose translation MSSNQGAKIVELLSPLTGRILPLEKVPDQVFAQKMLGEGLAIDPLEEVVLAPADGRVETIFPTGHAIVLNLKTGGNLLIHIGIGTAKLEKAFNKIVQVGEEVKKGQLLIKFNLEIIRQEAESALSPVIILNPFPGVIMDRRARDLVVKAGEDTLFMVSLKGESRDGYADFRSQGQ comes from the coding sequence ATGAGCAGCAATCAGGGAGCTAAAATTGTTGAACTATTATCTCCCCTTACCGGAAGAATACTACCGCTAGAGAAAGTCCCAGATCAAGTATTTGCGCAGAAAATGTTAGGGGAGGGCCTGGCAATTGATCCGCTCGAAGAAGTGGTTTTAGCACCGGCTGATGGCCGGGTGGAAACTATTTTTCCTACTGGTCATGCTATAGTCTTAAATCTTAAAACCGGGGGTAACCTTTTAATTCATATTGGTATCGGGACAGCAAAATTAGAAAAAGCCTTTAACAAGATTGTACAAGTAGGGGAGGAAGTTAAAAAGGGTCAGTTGCTCATTAAGTTTAACTTAGAAATTATCCGCCAAGAAGCTGAATCAGCCCTTTCCCCTGTAATTATTTTAAACCCCTTTCCTGGTGTAATTATGGATAGGCGAGCCAGAGATTTAGTAGTCAAAGCAGGAGAAGACACTTTATTTATGGTGAGCTTAAAGGGTGAAAGCAGAGATGGGTATGCGGATTTTAGAAGCCAAGGCCAGTGA
- a CDS encoding PRD domain-containing protein, producing MELQLIRPLNNNVVLAKDIKTGREVIAMGKGLGFSPGARGTLLDTHKVEKVFFFLDEAKHQQYFQLLKIIDEDIIQVAEEIISIASHKLGSPLNEHIHLALPDHIGFAIERVKKGIEIPNLFLNEIQILYPEEYAIAGEALRLIRERIGVILPEEEQGFLALHLYAARRNQPPKTILKHTTLIQKIINNIEKELGIAFQEGEIAYIRLVTHLKLALECITSGKNPRNPLLDKIKTEFYDSYQLAIKLARIMEEELCCQISEDEIGYLALHLQRLKVYSKLDKKL from the coding sequence ATGGAACTTCAATTGATCAGGCCATTAAACAATAACGTGGTTTTAGCCAAAGATATAAAGACTGGTCGGGAAGTTATTGCCATGGGGAAGGGGTTGGGGTTTTCTCCAGGGGCAAGAGGAACCCTCCTTGATACCCATAAAGTAGAAAAGGTGTTTTTCTTTCTTGATGAGGCAAAACACCAACAATATTTTCAGCTTCTTAAAATTATAGACGAAGATATTATCCAGGTGGCAGAAGAGATTATTAGTATAGCCTCTCACAAATTAGGGAGCCCATTAAATGAGCATATCCATCTTGCACTTCCTGATCATATAGGATTTGCTATCGAGCGCGTCAAAAAAGGTATTGAAATACCCAATCTATTTTTAAATGAAATCCAGATTTTATATCCTGAAGAATATGCCATTGCAGGAGAGGCGCTGCGCTTAATCCGAGAGCGGATAGGCGTTATCTTACCAGAGGAAGAACAGGGCTTTTTGGCTTTGCATTTATACGCTGCACGCCGTAACCAACCCCCCAAAACTATATTAAAACATACCACTCTTATCCAAAAGATAATAAACAATATAGAAAAAGAGTTAGGGATTGCTTTTCAAGAGGGAGAAATAGCTTATATTCGCCTCGTTACCCATTTAAAATTGGCCTTAGAATGCATTACTAGTGGGAAAAATCCCCGAAATCCTCTGCTTGACAAAATTAAAACGGAGTTTTATGATTCTTATCAGCTAGCAATTAAATTAGCAAGAATTATGGAAGAAGAATTGTGTTGCCAGATCAGTGAGGACGAAATAGGTTATCTAGCTTTACACCTTCAAAGGTTAAAGGTTTATTCTAAGTTGGATAAAAAACTTTAA
- a CDS encoding nucleotidyltransferase family protein — translation MSYSVAHRAAVLLAAGESRRMGRPKALLPWGHSTLLEYNLQELVAAANQVVVVLGAHADRLRSLVRPPVQAVFNPDWPSGRVSSVLAGLRALGAPSSILIAGVDSPLAPGLAIRLFEAHAASGCPITVPTHGGRFGHPPVFDGSLLPELLGITEEGEGLREVLRRYPVYTLEVPYPSVLWNFNRPEDYEAAYRLVHGL, via the coding sequence ATGAGCTATTCGGTTGCGCACAGGGCAGCAGTGCTCCTAGCAGCAGGTGAATCCAGGCGTATGGGACGTCCCAAGGCCCTTCTACCCTGGGGACATTCCACTCTATTGGAATATAATCTCCAGGAGCTGGTGGCAGCTGCGAACCAGGTCGTGGTGGTGCTAGGAGCGCATGCAGACCGCCTCAGATCCCTAGTAAGGCCACCGGTTCAGGCGGTGTTCAATCCGGATTGGCCGAGCGGGCGGGTCTCGTCGGTGCTCGCAGGCCTCAGAGCCCTTGGGGCCCCGAGTTCTATTCTTATCGCGGGGGTAGATTCACCCTTGGCCCCTGGCCTCGCAATTCGCTTGTTCGAGGCCCACGCTGCTAGCGGCTGTCCCATTACTGTTCCCACCCATGGTGGCCGTTTCGGTCATCCCCCCGTCTTTGACGGTTCCTTACTTCCAGAGCTCCTAGGGATTACAGAGGAGGGGGAGGGGCTACGGGAAGTCTTGCGCCGTTATCCTGTGTATACCCTTGAAGTCCCTTATCCCTCAGTGCTTTGGAACTTTAATCGACCTGAAGATTACGAGGCAGCATACCGTTTAGTTCATGGGTTATGA
- a CDS encoding ABC transporter permease — protein MFSKKDGRLTWAYWIPTFLFLSGWEVGARLIASPLFPPFSKVIAEFVYLAGEGILLKHLTLSLLRVVGGFVLGSLTGVVMGIILGCSNLAYKSLAPLFSILYPIPALGWLPLLMLWLGLSEALPVTLIFICSFFPLLYNTIAGIRSVNPKYIQTARVLGASPWLILHHVIIPLALPYIFTGLRLEAGMAWRTVVAAEMIAIPTGIGALLINAESLIRVDIIFVCLFILSLMSFGGERIFLWLEHKLTGAWK, from the coding sequence ATGTTCTCTAAAAAAGATGGGAGGCTAACTTGGGCTTATTGGATACCTACCTTTCTTTTCCTAAGCGGCTGGGAGGTAGGAGCACGCTTGATTGCTTCTCCCCTTTTCCCTCCTTTTAGTAAAGTCATAGCTGAATTTGTATACTTGGCAGGGGAGGGCATTTTGTTAAAACATCTAACCCTTTCTTTGCTCCGCGTAGTGGGAGGTTTTGTTTTAGGGAGCTTAACAGGAGTGGTAATGGGCATAATCCTGGGATGCTCTAATCTAGCCTACAAGAGCCTAGCACCCTTATTTAGCATTTTATACCCTATACCTGCCTTAGGGTGGCTCCCTTTGCTTATGCTCTGGCTAGGCCTAAGCGAAGCTTTGCCTGTTACCTTAATATTTATATGCTCCTTTTTCCCTTTGCTTTATAATACCATCGCTGGCATAAGATCTGTAAACCCTAAATATATCCAAACGGCGCGGGTATTAGGTGCTTCCCCTTGGCTTATATTGCACCACGTGATAATTCCCCTAGCCCTGCCTTACATCTTTACTGGCTTGCGGTTAGAAGCTGGCATGGCCTGGCGCACAGTAGTGGCAGCAGAGATGATAGCTATCCCCACCGGTATAGGGGCTTTGCTTATAAATGCAGAAAGCCTTATACGGGTAGATATAATTTTTGTCTGCCTGTTTATCCTTTCCCTTATGAGCTTTGGGGGAGAAAGGATATTCCTCTGGTTAGAGCATAAATTAACTGGGGCCTGGAAATAG
- a CDS encoding ABC transporter ATP-binding protein gives MPAITLKKISTKFCLKEIDLEIKEGELLVLLGPTGAGKTTLLNVIAGLVEYEGEVYFGEEKVDLLPPEKRQIGYVFQELYLFPHMDVYHNIAFGLKAKGFSLAEIPGRISRVMELLNIGHLRSRYPRNLSGGEKQRVALARVLAVEPRILLLDEPLSNLDYSLAKLLRLEIKELQRRLSLTTLYVTHNFSEARELADRIAVIVEGELGQVGTPEEIFLRPAAKIQGFIPPPNLLKVDRYEAIGPGLARAHCGKLVLLVPWEGGDSLREIAIMPYDISLSIYPPPAPGINKYKGRIIKTSPGRYTIQCQVEVEGHLLTVEIPCLTAEEQRLEVGSPVWINFNFRKLKTLTPSRENDLWRSF, from the coding sequence ATGCCAGCCATTACCCTAAAGAAGATATCTACCAAGTTTTGCCTTAAAGAAATTGATTTAGAGATTAAAGAGGGGGAACTATTGGTTCTTTTAGGACCTACTGGTGCTGGCAAAACTACTTTACTAAATGTTATTGCTGGCCTAGTGGAATATGAGGGAGAAGTGTACTTTGGAGAGGAGAAAGTAGATCTCTTGCCCCCCGAAAAACGCCAGATCGGCTATGTATTCCAGGAACTATACTTATTTCCCCACATGGATGTGTACCACAATATAGCCTTTGGGCTTAAAGCCAAGGGATTTTCCCTGGCAGAAATACCAGGAAGAATATCCCGGGTGATGGAACTTTTAAATATTGGCCATCTTAGAAGCCGTTATCCTAGGAATTTAAGCGGGGGAGAAAAGCAAAGGGTAGCTTTAGCTCGGGTCCTGGCCGTAGAGCCCCGTATTTTACTTTTGGACGAGCCCTTGAGCAACCTTGATTACAGCTTAGCTAAGCTTTTACGTTTAGAGATAAAAGAGCTTCAGCGCCGTCTATCTTTAACTACCCTATATGTTACCCATAACTTCTCGGAGGCGCGGGAGCTGGCAGACCGGATAGCAGTCATAGTGGAGGGCGAGTTAGGTCAAGTAGGGACTCCAGAAGAAATTTTCCTGCGCCCAGCAGCTAAAATTCAGGGTTTTATCCCCCCTCCCAATCTTTTGAAAGTGGATAGATATGAAGCGATAGGCCCTGGACTAGCCAGGGCCCATTGCGGTAAGTTAGTTTTGCTAGTCCCCTGGGAGGGAGGGGATAGCTTAAGAGAGATAGCTATTATGCCCTATGATATTAGTTTATCTATTTATCCCCCTCCTGCTCCTGGAATTAATAAATATAAAGGGAGGATAATTAAAACTTCCCCTGGCCGGTACACCATCCAATGCCAAGTAGAGGTAGAGGGGCACTTGCTCACGGTAGAAATACCTTGCCTCACAGCGGAAGAACAAAGACTAGAGGTGGGAAGTCCAGTGTGGATAAATTTCAATTTTAGAAAGCTAAAAACCCTAACTCCCTCAAGAGAAAATGACCTTTGGAGGAGTTTTTAG
- a CDS encoding L-serine ammonia-lyase, iron-sulfur-dependent, subunit alpha — MPGDVLLRELQREIRLAVGCTEPAAIALAAAHATAALGDLPQEVEVILDPQTYRNALAVGLPYTSLKGPAMSAALGVFLPPQKELLIFADLDPHKARKAEELCCNGRVHTIYDPSFPDLYIEVRVKNDIHRARACIKYTHTNLVLIEGPRFNQNKFIFTSNQSLKFNLWENISFQDIFPLLDQLAPEDLGFLYQAARTNLAMAKCGLQKGSGMALGRKLLHMSRQALATCRYPDFNWLGVCLTAQALACAAVDARMSGEPLPVATLGGSGNQGITSLLPVWLLAKKLRVKQETMVKSLALSATVTLLVKNKLGSLSRICSSAFAGSWGIAAATLWLLGSDFPCIARTLCNLASSLSGIICDGAKPSCSLKVMVGVEIGLKTALLTLQGLAVSPSGLVAETVDRTLDNVASLARVGMAGVDQILLASATH, encoded by the coding sequence ATGCCGGGAGATGTGTTGCTCCGAGAATTACAAAGAGAAATAAGATTAGCCGTCGGCTGCACCGAACCGGCCGCCATCGCTCTGGCCGCTGCCCACGCCACTGCTGCCCTAGGCGACCTGCCCCAAGAAGTCGAGGTAATTTTGGATCCCCAAACCTATCGCAATGCCCTCGCTGTAGGTTTACCTTATACTTCTCTCAAAGGCCCAGCTATGAGCGCTGCTTTAGGGGTTTTCTTACCTCCGCAAAAAGAACTCCTTATTTTTGCTGATCTAGATCCCCATAAAGCTAGAAAAGCTGAAGAGCTATGCTGTAATGGTCGTGTGCATACTATCTATGACCCTTCTTTCCCGGACTTATACATTGAAGTAAGGGTTAAAAATGATATACATAGGGCTAGAGCCTGTATTAAATATACCCATACCAATTTAGTCCTTATAGAAGGTCCGCGGTTTAATCAAAATAAATTTATATTTACTTCTAATCAATCTTTGAAGTTCAATCTGTGGGAAAATATTAGTTTCCAAGATATTTTTCCCCTTTTAGACCAATTGGCCCCTGAGGATCTAGGTTTCCTTTACCAGGCAGCCCGAACTAACCTGGCCATGGCCAAATGTGGTTTACAAAAAGGTAGCGGTATGGCTTTAGGCCGTAAACTTCTACATATGAGCCGGCAAGCTTTAGCCACCTGCCGCTACCCTGATTTTAACTGGTTAGGAGTGTGTCTAACTGCCCAAGCCCTCGCCTGTGCCGCCGTAGACGCTCGCATGTCAGGAGAACCTTTGCCTGTAGCCACTTTAGGAGGTAGTGGAAACCAGGGCATCACCAGTCTATTGCCCGTATGGTTACTGGCTAAAAAACTTAGGGTAAAACAGGAGACCATGGTTAAATCTCTCGCCCTTTCCGCTACCGTAACCCTTTTGGTAAAAAATAAATTGGGTAGCCTGTCCCGTATATGTTCTAGCGCTTTCGCTGGAAGCTGGGGAATTGCAGCAGCTACCCTTTGGCTATTAGGAAGCGATTTCCCTTGTATAGCTCGTACTTTATGTAACCTAGCCAGCAGTTTAAGCGGTATAATCTGTGATGGAGCCAAACCATCGTGCAGTCTAAAAGTAATGGTAGGAGTAGAGATAGGTTTAAAAACCGCCCTCCTCACCCTTCAGGGCTTAGCCGTTTCTCCTTCTGGCCTAGTAGCAGAAACTGTAGACCGAACCCTAGACAATGTCGCGAGCCTAGCCCGGGTGGGAATGGCAGGCGTGGACCAAATATTGTTGGCTTCCGCAACGCATTAA
- a CDS encoding HPr family phosphocarrier protein, giving the protein MVERQVIVTNEAGLHARPAALFVKTAQTFKSKVVIKHGEREADAKSILGVMGLGITKGTPIIIWAEGEDEREAVEALEKLVASNFGEGE; this is encoded by the coding sequence TTGGTAGAAAGGCAAGTTATAGTAACTAACGAGGCAGGCCTCCATGCCCGGCCAGCCGCCCTTTTTGTAAAGACGGCCCAAACTTTCAAAAGCAAGGTGGTTATAAAGCATGGAGAAAGAGAGGCGGATGCCAAAAGTATATTAGGAGTAATGGGGTTAGGTATCACTAAAGGTACTCCTATTATTATTTGGGCAGAAGGAGAAGATGAAAGGGAAGCTGTAGAGGCCTTGGAAAAATTAGTAGCAAGTAATTTCGGGGAAGGAGAATAG
- a CDS encoding copper amine oxidase N-terminal domain-containing protein, with amino-acid sequence MGRKAYWIIIGLFIFLFSFGCLIAPAYASGLRVTFVIGQPTYWVNDQAFSMDAVPFLSSGRSFVPLRYLAYALNVAPQNISWDGATGTVTLKTTIEDSAYFEIRLGVHNKYLSVIKRVQSGEAQVVTSVTFPMDVAPLLIEGRVYLPARYVAEALGYKVSWEEEGQKVIITASQDITLGETNKSQLLTSYTGTQAIKKSYLWNYHGAQYQWQIIVPASLREYNQNLEKILEEWNTLGSYERATLLDSLPSSTKEFLLSVLQAPAGDFRPWVKEHMNYTYTNNLALELHRQAAKEGYNRFYEAEFILSFVQSLPYIYTPLPRLPATTILEGGDCKSKSILLASFLKALGYQVALLEFPPEEFGNNIGHEAVGIAFDTRELPARESLFYFEYQGQRYYYTETTTPGWGLGEMPRLLQNKVAVVYPLE; translated from the coding sequence TTGGGACGGAAAGCGTACTGGATAATAATAGGGCTTTTTATTTTTCTGTTTAGCTTTGGATGCCTCATTGCGCCTGCCTATGCTAGTGGTCTGCGCGTTACCTTTGTTATAGGCCAGCCTACTTATTGGGTTAATGATCAAGCTTTTAGCATGGATGCTGTACCCTTTTTATCCTCCGGCCGCTCTTTTGTACCCTTACGCTACCTAGCCTATGCTTTAAATGTAGCTCCCCAAAACATCTCCTGGGATGGCGCTACAGGTACGGTTACTTTGAAGACAACTATAGAAGATTCTGCTTATTTTGAGATAAGGCTGGGAGTACATAACAAGTATCTAAGTGTAATTAAAAGGGTCCAGTCGGGAGAAGCCCAGGTAGTTACTTCCGTTACTTTTCCCATGGATGTAGCGCCCCTTTTAATAGAGGGGCGAGTTTACTTACCCGCCCGCTATGTGGCAGAAGCTTTAGGGTATAAAGTAAGTTGGGAGGAAGAAGGGCAAAAAGTAATAATCACGGCTAGCCAGGATATTACACTAGGAGAAACTAATAAATCCCAACTCCTCACTTCCTATACGGGAACCCAAGCTATCAAGAAGAGCTATTTATGGAATTATCATGGGGCCCAATACCAGTGGCAGATAATAGTACCTGCTTCTTTAAGAGAATACAACCAGAATTTAGAAAAAATCTTAGAAGAATGGAACACTCTGGGATCCTATGAACGGGCTACCCTTTTAGACAGCTTGCCCTCTTCTACTAAGGAGTTTTTACTTTCAGTATTACAAGCACCTGCTGGCGATTTCCGGCCCTGGGTAAAAGAGCATATGAACTACACTTATACTAATAACCTGGCTCTTGAACTACATCGCCAGGCAGCTAAAGAAGGATATAATCGCTTTTATGAAGCGGAATTCATTTTAAGCTTTGTCCAATCTTTACCCTACATTTATACTCCCCTACCGCGCCTGCCAGCTACTACTATCCTAGAAGGGGGCGACTGCAAAAGCAAGTCTATCCTTTTAGCTAGCTTCCTTAAAGCGCTTGGGTATCAGGTGGCTCTTTTAGAATTTCCTCCAGAGGAATTTGGAAACAACATTGGCCATGAAGCAGTAGGTATTGCCTTTGATACCCGTGAACTTCCGGCGCGAGAAAGCTTATTTTACTTTGAATACCAAGGCCAGCGTTACTATTATACTGAGACTACTACGCCTGGGTGGGGATTAGGAGAGATGCCTCGTCTTCTTCAGAATAAAGTAGCCGTGGTTTATCCCTTGGAATAA
- a CDS encoding haloacid dehalogenase-like hydrolase: MGMRILEAKASDFKGMKSSELKDAIFLSEGRTIMAEVVCQCPPLVDGVTNAELAGAFGADMVLLNGYDVVSPCIFGMPSEISSEMSLGFTRVSPGYGRIIKDIKELIGRPVGINLEPSNPPYISQGRMATPANAELALSQGADFIVITGNPSTGVTNEDVVKAVRNIKNKLKDRLIIMAGRMHGAGVREESGETLVNIEVIKALIEAGADGVLIPAPGTIPGVTIEIAHKWIQFIHSNKCLAITTIGTSQEGADHDTLRSLALNSKMVGADIHHIGDAGFSGIAFPENIMTYSIAIKGRRHTYRRMALSPLR; encoded by the coding sequence ATGGGTATGCGGATTTTAGAAGCCAAGGCCAGTGACTTTAAGGGTATGAAGTCTTCCGAGTTAAAAGATGCAATTTTCCTTTCGGAGGGCAGAACTATAATGGCTGAAGTGGTATGCCAATGTCCTCCGTTGGTAGATGGGGTTACAAATGCAGAGCTTGCAGGTGCTTTTGGGGCGGACATGGTGCTGCTTAACGGTTATGATGTAGTATCCCCTTGTATTTTTGGGATGCCGTCCGAAATTTCTTCTGAGATGTCTTTAGGTTTTACTAGAGTTTCTCCAGGTTATGGCCGGATAATAAAGGATATTAAAGAATTAATTGGGCGGCCAGTGGGCATTAATTTAGAACCCAGCAATCCACCATATATTTCCCAGGGAAGAATGGCTACTCCGGCTAATGCTGAACTAGCTCTTTCCCAAGGGGCTGATTTTATCGTTATAACCGGGAATCCCTCTACTGGGGTAACAAACGAAGATGTGGTAAAAGCTGTAAGAAACATTAAAAACAAGCTAAAAGATAGGTTAATAATAATGGCTGGCCGGATGCATGGCGCTGGGGTAAGGGAAGAAAGCGGGGAGACTCTAGTAAATATTGAGGTTATTAAAGCCTTAATTGAAGCAGGTGCTGATGGAGTACTGATCCCGGCTCCCGGGACCATACCAGGAGTAACTATTGAGATAGCCCACAAATGGATACAGTTTATTCATAGTAATAAATGCTTAGCCATAACTACTATTGGAACCTCCCAGGAAGGGGCTGACCATGACACCCTTCGTAGTCTGGCGCTTAACAGTAAGATGGTCGGCGCTGACATTCACCATATAGGAGATGCTGGGTTTTCTGGTATAGCCTTTCCAGAGAATATCATGACTTACTCTATAGCTATAAAGGGCAGGCGACATACATATCGGCGTATGGCACTATCGCCTTTAAGGTAA